A window from Candidatus Bathyarchaeota archaeon encodes these proteins:
- the cobD gene encoding threonine-phosphate decarboxylase CobD, whose amino-acid sequence MNPIDSLVRDNIRSLKPCVHGAEVISAAQQSGKAPTEILDFSSSVNPLGPSQKALAAAQAAFNQIASYPDSNSNELRDVLANHYGINRGNLIVGNGSTELMYLFAETFLKPGETVVMPAPTFGEYESAVRKAGECPKFVKMGKDLNIDALRFRQEMKGAKIVFLCNPNNPTSMLIPPNTLKGIIEDALAQNTLVFLDEDFLEFVQAEQAQSMIGNINKYPNLFILRSFTKIYGLTGLRVGYGIANPELINALLCAKIPWNVNCLAQPAAIAALRDEEHLKLTREIIKKEKAWLQAELSKFTSFKFGEPDANFFFIDIRNSGLTAQELKNRVLSRGLLIRDCSSFKGLDQYYIRIAVKTHTENKRLIEALHEAVRAV is encoded by the coding sequence ATGAATCCCATAGACAGCTTAGTAAGGGATAACATTCGAAGTCTCAAGCCATGCGTCCACGGCGCAGAAGTAATAAGTGCCGCACAACAAAGCGGAAAAGCCCCCACAGAAATTTTAGACTTCAGCAGCAGCGTCAACCCCTTGGGTCCATCACAAAAAGCCTTAGCCGCCGCCCAAGCCGCTTTTAACCAAATCGCCTCCTACCCTGACTCCAACAGCAACGAACTCCGCGACGTCCTAGCCAACCACTACGGAATAAACCGCGGCAACCTCATCGTGGGCAACGGCTCAACCGAACTCATGTACCTCTTTGCCGAAACCTTCCTAAAACCCGGCGAAACCGTGGTTATGCCTGCCCCCACCTTTGGCGAATACGAAAGTGCCGTCCGAAAAGCAGGCGAATGCCCAAAGTTCGTTAAAATGGGTAAGGACCTAAACATTGACGCTCTACGTTTTCGTCAAGAGATGAAGGGTGCAAAAATCGTTTTCCTCTGCAACCCCAACAACCCCACCAGCATGCTCATCCCCCCCAACACGCTAAAAGGCATCATAGAGGATGCACTAGCGCAGAATACGTTGGTGTTTCTTGACGAGGACTTTTTAGAATTCGTCCAAGCCGAACAAGCCCAATCCATGATTGGCAACATCAACAAGTACCCTAACCTATTCATCCTACGTTCCTTCACCAAAATTTATGGCTTAACAGGGTTACGCGTCGGATACGGCATCGCCAACCCCGAACTCATAAACGCCCTGCTCTGCGCAAAAATCCCTTGGAACGTAAACTGCCTCGCGCAACCCGCCGCCATAGCTGCACTACGCGACGAGGAACACCTCAAATTAACACGCGAAATCATCAAAAAAGAAAAAGCGTGGCTGCAGGCGGAACTCTCCAAGTTTACCTCCTTTAAGTTTGGGGAGCCAGATGCGAACTTTTTCTTCATAGACATACGCAACTCTGGTTTAACGGCTCAAGAACTCAAAAACCGAGTGCTATCCAGAGGTCTTTTGATTCGTGATTGCTCTTCCTTTAAGGGCTTAGACCAATACTATATTCGCATAGCAGTCAAAACTCACACAGAAAACAAACGTTTGATTGAGGCGTTACATGAAGCGGTTAGGGCGGTTTAG
- the dph5 gene encoding diphthine synthase, producing the protein MKELVFVGLGLNDEYGITLKGLEETRSADAVFMETYTSRMPDFSITHFEELCGKKIQPVTRQMLEEENGQALLNAAAAGKAVFLVPGDPFIATTHITLRIDAQKKGIPTRVVHGISIMSAIVSLSGLHNYKFGKTVTVPFPDNFSETPYNVIAQNKQRGLHTLCLLDLRAAENRYLPINEALKMLLEVEEKRKLGVLSGDAVAVGIARAGGEHPVMKADFVAELAKFDFGEPPFSLIIPGELHFMEVDALIALAGAPVEFRRLAH; encoded by the coding sequence TTGAAGGAACTTGTCTTTGTAGGATTAGGATTAAACGACGAATACGGCATCACCTTAAAGGGCTTAGAGGAAACCCGAAGCGCCGACGCCGTATTCATGGAAACGTACACGAGTCGCATGCCCGATTTCAGCATAACCCACTTTGAGGAGCTCTGCGGCAAAAAAATCCAACCCGTCACCCGCCAAATGCTCGAAGAAGAAAACGGCCAAGCCCTCCTCAACGCCGCCGCAGCAGGTAAAGCGGTGTTTTTGGTACCCGGCGACCCCTTCATCGCCACCACCCACATCACGTTACGTATCGACGCACAAAAAAAGGGCATCCCGACCCGAGTTGTCCACGGCATATCCATCATGTCCGCCATCGTTAGCCTCTCGGGCTTGCACAATTACAAATTCGGCAAAACCGTCACTGTCCCCTTCCCCGACAATTTTAGCGAAACCCCCTACAACGTCATAGCCCAAAACAAGCAACGAGGACTGCACACTTTGTGTCTTTTGGATTTGCGGGCAGCTGAAAACCGCTATCTCCCCATTAACGAGGCGCTAAAGATGCTACTTGAGGTCGAAGAGAAACGTAAGTTGGGCGTGCTTAGCGGGGATGCAGTTGCGGTTGGCATCGCACGTGCTGGAGGCGAGCATCCTGTTATGAAGGCGGATTTTGTGGCGGAACTGGCAAAGTTCGATTTTGGGGAACCCCCATTTAGCCTCATAATCCCGGG